The Pandoraea vervacti DNA window GCCAGCCACGGGCGGGCGCCGCATCGATACGCTCGACTTCGCCATCGGCAGCGTGCAGGCGAATTACGTCCAGCAACGCAATGGCGCACGCGTGGAGGTGCTGCGGGGCGGCATCGGTATCAACCAGCCCGTGCCCGCGCCGCGTGAGGGCGTGCAGGCCAGCGCCCAGTTCGACACCCTCGACGTGGACGCCTGGCGAAACGTGATCGCCTCGCTCGGCAGCGACGCCGTGACGCCCGGCACGCAAGGCACGCCGCCCGCGCCAGCCGCAACGGCGGCCGCCGCCCGCGACGAGTTCGGCGCCATCACCCCGTATCTGCCCACGCGCCTCGCCTTGCATGCGAAGCAAGTGCGTCTGTTGTCGCGTCAGTGGCCGGAACTGGTGGTCGGCGCGCAGCGCAACGAGCGCGACTGGCAGGTGAGCCTGGCCTCCGAACTGGTCTCCGGTTTCGCCGAATGGCAGGCGCCGAACGACAAGAGTCCTTCCGGGGCGATCCGCGCTCGCCTGGCCAAACTGGTGATTCCGCGTGAAGACCACGGCAGCGATGTGCTCACGCAGGTGCTCGACGAGCCGAGCGACGAATTCCCCGCCATCGATCTGGTCGCCAACGACTTCGTGCTGCGCGACAAGCCATTGGGACGCCTGCAACTCAATGCCCACAACGACACGGAAGACGGCGTGCCGGTCTGGCAGCTCACCAAGCTGGAACTGAGCAACAGCGCCGCCACATTGGACGTGAAGGGCAACTGGCGCACGTCGCGCCGCAGGGCAGCGGCCGCGGCGGCAGGCGGCGAAGACATCCCGCGTCGCACCGTTCTGGACTTCAACCTCGACGTAAAGGACGCGGGCGGTCTGCTCGACCGGCTCGGTCTGCCCAAAACGCTCAAGGACGGCTCGGGTACGGTCTCCGGCCGTTTCGGATGGCGCGGAGGCCCCGACGCCATCGACTATCCGACGCTGGGCGGTCGCGTCGCGATCGATCTCAAGCGCGGCCAGATCCTGAAGGCCGACCCCGGCCTCGCCAAATTGCTGGGCATTCTGTCGGTGCAGACCCTGGCCAAGATCCTGACGTTCGACTTCAATAGCGTGCTCGGCAGCGGTCTGCCGTTCGACAGCATCGACGGCAACGTGACAATGCAGGGTGGTGTGGCGAATACCAGCGACCTGACGATCAACGCCAACGCCGCGACCATCAAGATCGACGGCCACACCGACCTCGCGCGCGAGACGCAGGACCTCAATGTGCTGGTGCTGCCGAAGATCAACGCGGCGTCGGCCTCGCTCGCCTGGGCGATCATCAATCCGGCGCTGGGTATCGGGTCGTTCTTCGCGCAGTTGGCGCTGGGCGACCAGCTCTCCCGCACGCTCTCGACGACTTATCACGTCACCGGCTCCTGGGACAATCCGGTCATCGGACAGGGAAGCGGCAATAAGAGTAAGATCAACGCATCCCCGGACGCCCGGCCGGAGGCGCAAAACAACGTCCAGCCGACCGGCATGCGCGGCCACTGAGCGCACACCGGGAAATCGCTACCGCAACGATCATCGCCCCGAAAACCGCTATTTCATGACGAGTTCCGAAACGAAGCCAGCCGCACCGCCCGTTCCCGCGCAAACGCCCGTACGCGTGGCTGCTGTCCAGATGGTCAGCGCACCGGACGTCGAGCGGAATCTGCGCGAAGCGGCCCGTCTGGTGGCCGAAGCGGCGCAGGCCGGTGCGCAACTGGTGCTGTTGCCCGAGTACTTCTGCTACATGGGACAACGCGATACCGACAAGCTCGCCCTTCGGGAGACGCCGGGCAATGGCCCGATTCAGGATTTCCTGAGCGAGACGGCCCGCCGGCACGGTGTCTGGCTGATCGGCGGGACACTGCCGCTGGCGGCCCCCGAGCCCGAGCGCGTGCTCAACACGACGCTGGTCTTCGGGCCTGACGGCGCGCCCGCTGCCCGTTACGACAAGATTCATCTGTTCAATTTCGTCAAAGGCGAAGAGGCCTACGACGAGGCGCGCACCATTTGCCCGGGCGAGGCGGTGCGGACCTTCGAAGCGCCCTTCGGACGCGTTGGTCTGTCGGTCTGCTACGACCTGCGTTTTCCCGAGTTGTACCGTGCCATGGGCGACTGTACGCTCATGGTCGTACCCGCCGCCTTTACTTACACCACGGGCCGCGCGCACTGGGAATTGCTGCTGCGCGCGCGGGCCGTCGAGAATCAGTGTTACGTGCTTGCATCTGCGCAAGGCGGACACCACGAAAACGGGCGGCGCACCTGGGGGCACTCCATGCTGATCGATCCATGGGGCGACATCGTCGCCCGGCGTGAAGCGGAAGGCGCCGGCGTGGTCTTCGGCGACATCGATCCGGTCCGGCTCGCCGGCGTGCGCCAGAGTCTGCCCGCATGGCGGCATCGCGTGCTGCAAGGTTGATACCTCATGTCGATCGCGCGAAGTTGATTTCGCCGGATTCGCCCTCATCTACCGAATACATTTCCTTGGCCTGACACCGCATGAAAATCATCGACACCGGCATCCAGAACCTGGCCACGGCCCGCGAGCTGCTGCTCACGCCGTACGGCCTCGACGAAAGCCATCTCCAACGCGCCCTCGGCGACATCTTCACGCATCGTGTGGATTACGCCGACCTGTACTTCCAGTACACGCGCAGCGAAGCGTGGAGTCTGGAGGAAGGCATCGTCAAATCGGGCTCGTTCTCGATCGATCAGGGCGTGGGTGTGCGCGCCATCGTGGGCGATCGCACGGCATTCGCCTACTCCGACGACATCTCCGACATCGCGCTCAAGGACGCCGCAGCCGCCACGCGCAGCATTGCGTCGGCCGGCCGCGGACGCGTGAAGGTCGGCACCAAGCTGGCGAGCGCCGGCGGTCACGGACTGTACCTGCCCTCGGACCCGCTCGCGTCGCTCGATGCCAACGGCAAGGTTGCGCTGCTCGAGCGCATCGAAAAGCTCGCCCGCGCGCGCGATCCGCGCGTGTCGCAGGTGATGGCCGGGCTGGCCGGCGAGTACGACGTCGTGCTCGTGGCGCGCAGCGATGGCGTGATTGCCGCCGACGTGCGTCCGCTCGTGCGGGTGTCGGTCACCGTCATCGTCGAGTCCAACGGACGCCGCGAAATCGGCAACAGCGGCGGCGGCGCCCGCCTGGATTACGGTTACTTCACCGACGATCTGCTCGAAAAATACGTCAAGGAAGCGGTCGATGGCGCGATCGTCAAGCTCGACGCCCGCCCGGCCCCCGCCGGCGCGATGACCGTCGTGCTCGGACCGGGCTGGCCCGGCGTGCTGCTGCACGAGGCCGTCGGCCACGGGCTCGAAGGCGACTTCAACCGCAAGGGCTCGTCGGCCTTCTCGGGTCGTCTGGGCGAGCGCGTGGCAGCCAAGGGCGTCACCGTGGTGGACGACGGCACGCTGTCGAACCGCCGCGGTTCGCTGAACATCGACGACGAGGGCAATGCGACGCAGTGCACCACCCTCATCGAAGACGGCATTCTGAAGGGCTATATGCAGGACAGCCTGAACGCGCGCCTGATGAAGATGCCGGTGACCGGCAACGGCCGACGCGAATCGTACGCCGCCCTGCCCATGCCGCGCATGACGAACACGTACATGCTCGGGGGCGACAAGGATCCCGAGGAGATCATCAAGTCGGTCAAGCGCGGCCTGTATGCGGTGAACTTCGGCGGCGGTCAGGTCGACATCACCAACGGCAAGTTCGTGTTCTCGATGTCCGAGGCTTACATGATCGAAGACGGCAAGATCACATATCCGGTCAAGGGCGCCACGCTGATCGGCAATGGCCCGGAATCGCTCAAGGACGTGACGATGATCGGCAACGACATGTCGCTCGACTCGGGCGTGGGCGTGTGCGGCAAGGAAGGCCAGAGCGTACCGGTGGGCGTCGGTCAGCCGACGCTGCGCATGGAAAACATGACGGTCGGCGGCACGGCCTGAGCGGAATCCGTCGCTCCGGAGGACGGAAGCGCGTCGCCGGCGACGAAATTGCGCACCGCAAAAAATGCGCGAAGCATAGCAAGGCGCCCGGGTCAAACCGGGCGTTTTCGCATGTTAATTCGAAAAGGCGATTTTTCAACGCAAAACAGCGCATCGAAATGCGGAGATTCCGCGCGTTTTTCCGTCCTGTAGCGGTCACCTCGGTTGCAGCGTCATTCGATTAGGCGTATAAAGTTGTTTCTGTGCACGGCAATCCGCCGGCAAAGCCATGTCCCAGACATCCTTCATGATCGCCAGCCAGTTTTACTTTTACTTTTTTGCGTATCTCACACCGCTGGCGGATGGAGAGGGACAGTTGCAGCAGTAAGCACCGAACGAATCCTGAAAAACCGCCAGCGAGTCTGGCGGTTTTTTTTTGACCCGAATCCCGAGAAACGAACCGCAGTGCGAACTGCCCAGGAGAAAAACCATGCCTCCCCACAACACCGATGATGTCCGTATTCGCGAACTGAAAGAACTGACGCCCCCGGCGCACCTGATCCGCGAATACCCGTGCTCGGAAGCGAGCGCCGACCTCATCCATCGCTCGCGCGGCGCCATCCACCGCGTGCTGCACGGCATGGAAGACCGTCTGGTCGTGATTATCGGGCCGTGCTCGATCCACGATCCGAAGGCCGCACTGGAGTACGCCGCACGGCTGGTCGAACAGCGCGAGCGCCTGAAGGGCGAACTCGAAATCGTCATGCGCGTGTACTTCGAAAAGCCGCGCACGACCGTGGGCTGGAAGGGTCTGATCAACGACCCGCACATGGACAACAGCTTCAAGATCAACGACGGCCTGCGTCTGGCGCGCGAACTGCTCGCGCAGATCAACGAAATGGGCCTGCCCGCCGGCACCGAATACCTCGACATGATCAGCCCGCAGTACATCGCCGATCTCGTATCGTGGGGCGCCATCGGCGCACGCACCACCGAGTCGCAGGTGCACCGGGAACTGGCGTCGGGCCTGTCGTGCCCGGTCGGCTTCAAGAACGGCACCGACGGCAATGTGAAGATCGCCGTGGACGCCATCAAGGCCGCCTCGCAGCCGCACCATTTCCTGTCGGTGACCAAAGGCGGGCACTCGGCGATCGTGTCGACCGCGGGCAACGAGGACTGCCACCTGATTCTGCGCGGCGGCAAGGCCCCCAACTACGACGCCGCCAGCGTGCAAACCGCCTGCGACGACATCGCCAAGTCCGGCCTGGCCGCGCGCGTGATGATCGACGCCTCCCATGCCAATAGCCAGAAGAAGCATGAGAACCAGATCCCGGTGTGCGAGGACATCGCCCGTCAGATCGCCGGCGGCGACGACCGTATCATCGGCGTGATGGTCGAATCGCATCTGGTGGCGGGCCGTCAGGATCACGTGCCGGGCAAGGAACTGACCTACGGCCAGAGCATTACCGATGCCTGCATCAACTGGGAAGACAGTCTGAAGGTACTCGACACGCTGGCCGAAGCCGTGCGTGCACGTCGCGTGGCTCGCGGCGCGGGCAACTGATCGGCGTCAGGGCGGCCCGATGGCGGGGCCGCCCGAAGTCCATCGCAAGTGCGCCTGCGGCGCTTGCCGGACTTGCCAAAGATTACGGATTCCCGCCGTCGGCCCGGTCGCGTTGCCACAGCACGTCGGTCCCGCCGCCCGCGCGATTGAGTACGCGGGCCAGGACGAACATCAGATCGGACAGACGGTTGACGTACTGACGCGGCGCCGGCGCCACCGTCTCCTCGGCGCCGAGGGCCACCATCGCCCGCTCGGCGCGACGCGCCACGGTTCGCACGATATGCGCCTGCGCCGCCGCACGGGTGCCGCCCGGCAAAATGAATTCCTTCAGACGCGGCAGGTCGGCGTTGTAATGCGCCAGCCACTCGTCGAGTTTCGCCACGTGGGCGTCTCCCAGCAGCGTGTGACGCGGCATGCTCAACTCCCCG harbors:
- a CDS encoding carbon-nitrogen hydrolase family protein gives rise to the protein MTSSETKPAAPPVPAQTPVRVAAVQMVSAPDVERNLREAARLVAEAAQAGAQLVLLPEYFCYMGQRDTDKLALRETPGNGPIQDFLSETARRHGVWLIGGTLPLAAPEPERVLNTTLVFGPDGAPAARYDKIHLFNFVKGEEAYDEARTICPGEAVRTFEAPFGRVGLSVCYDLRFPELYRAMGDCTLMVVPAAFTYTTGRAHWELLLRARAVENQCYVLASAQGGHHENGRRTWGHSMLIDPWGDIVARREAEGAGVVFGDIDPVRLAGVRQSLPAWRHRVLQG
- the tldD gene encoding metalloprotease TldD, whose amino-acid sequence is MKIIDTGIQNLATARELLLTPYGLDESHLQRALGDIFTHRVDYADLYFQYTRSEAWSLEEGIVKSGSFSIDQGVGVRAIVGDRTAFAYSDDISDIALKDAAAATRSIASAGRGRVKVGTKLASAGGHGLYLPSDPLASLDANGKVALLERIEKLARARDPRVSQVMAGLAGEYDVVLVARSDGVIAADVRPLVRVSVTVIVESNGRREIGNSGGGARLDYGYFTDDLLEKYVKEAVDGAIVKLDARPAPAGAMTVVLGPGWPGVLLHEAVGHGLEGDFNRKGSSAFSGRLGERVAAKGVTVVDDGTLSNRRGSLNIDDEGNATQCTTLIEDGILKGYMQDSLNARLMKMPVTGNGRRESYAALPMPRMTNTYMLGGDKDPEEIIKSVKRGLYAVNFGGGQVDITNGKFVFSMSEAYMIEDGKITYPVKGATLIGNGPESLKDVTMIGNDMSLDSGVGVCGKEGQSVPVGVGQPTLRMENMTVGGTA
- the aroG gene encoding 3-deoxy-7-phosphoheptulonate synthase AroG — protein: MPPHNTDDVRIRELKELTPPAHLIREYPCSEASADLIHRSRGAIHRVLHGMEDRLVVIIGPCSIHDPKAALEYAARLVEQRERLKGELEIVMRVYFEKPRTTVGWKGLINDPHMDNSFKINDGLRLARELLAQINEMGLPAGTEYLDMISPQYIADLVSWGAIGARTTESQVHRELASGLSCPVGFKNGTDGNVKIAVDAIKAASQPHHFLSVTKGGHSAIVSTAGNEDCHLILRGGKAPNYDAASVQTACDDIAKSGLAARVMIDASHANSQKKHENQIPVCEDIARQIAGGDDRIIGVMVESHLVAGRQDHVPGKELTYGQSITDACINWEDSLKVLDTLAEAVRARRVARGAGN
- a CDS encoding cob(I)yrinic acid a,c-diamide adenosyltransferase — protein: MGNRLSKIVTRTGDGGKTGLGDGARVDKFSLRIVAIGEVDETNSHIGVLLCEDLPHDVRSMLIDIQHDLFDLGGELSMPRHTLLGDAHVAKLDEWLAHYNADLPRLKEFILPGGTRAAAQAHIVRTVARRAERAMVALGAEETVAPAPRQYVNRLSDLMFVLARVLNRAGGGTDVLWQRDRADGGNP